The segment AAAAAGGCACGTTCGACTCCTTCATCCTGGAGTTCTCGGGACGGGCCCGCCGGAAGTCAGCGCGGCTGCGCCACAAGTTCCCCGGCATGGAGGCCGTGACCGTCTGCACTCGGGTCCTCTTCGAGCCCACATGCGAAGGGTTTTCCACCGTGTTCTCCTACTCCGCACAGGCGTTCATCAACGAGTTCCAGCTCCGAGCCCAGGTCATGGACGGGGACGGGATCCAGCTCGCCCTGTTCGTGCACGGGGAGCACAGCGCCCTCCACCCCGTGATCGACAACGACGCCTCCTGGCACTCGGTCTGCGTCAGCTGGGCGTCCAGCGGCGGCGCCTGGGCCCTGTGGGTGGATGGAGTGGAAAGGCACGAGGGGACCAACCTGTACCCCGGGAAGAGCATCGGGGGCGACGGCGTCTTCATCGTGGGCCAGGAGCAGGACACCTACGGGGGCTCTTTGAAGGCCGCGGACTCCTTCTGCGGCAGTGTGACGGAGCTGCACATTTGGAACCGGGTGCTGAACGCCAGCGAGATCAAAGCTATGGAAAAAGAGTGCTCACCCCTCACTTCCGGCCTGCTATTCAAGTGGAACGCATCTGCTCTGGAAATGGAGCCCTCCCTTAAGGGATACCCAGGAAACTCCCCGTGTCAaggtatcaaaaaaaaaaaatctttccatGTCCATAACAAAACCACTTCCAGGGCTCAGGAGGTGGAGACTGTCTCGCTCAGGCCCACCCTACATCAACACGGGGACGCTTTGCCAAGCTGTAATTGGCAAATGCAGCTCTTAATGGTTGTAAATAGTTCACATGTGCGGTAATTCCGAATCCCGCCCTTCGAAAGTGACACAGCCCAAAGGCCTCTTGGCCGAAACACGCGAACAGATGTTGCATGCGCTGAGTAGAAAGCAAAACCTCTCACCCTGACGTTTTCTGACATCATCCGTAAGGAAACACTCCGGCACACTGccctgtgtgttttgttcagctgtccccccccttccctctgtGACAGGGAGCGACAGCCTGCAAGATAGACAGGTCAGTGTGCTGCGCCCCCTTTTGAACCGCAACCAGCAGTATGACAACCTGTCCTCAGCGGCCGTCATCTGGGGCAGTAGAGGGGCCTGCGTGACGGTTGATCCGGCCAGCGGGAGCTGGGGCTTGGATCTCTGTGGAGAACACAGAGGATTCGTCTGCCAGATTGATAAATGTAAGTTTAAAAGCTTAAGACAACTCTGATCGGTTTTCTGATCAAGGGCACACAAATTCTCCAATCACAGactaggaaaaaaacaaatgaaagtccAAAACTTCAGAAAGtccagattgtattttttttttggctgtggaCCAAGCCTCCATCAAGCACTTGGGGATTTCAGATTAACATGAATTTTGTATGATCATCACAcacttaaaaatgttttcttgcaTTTGTGCGTtgtccacaaaacaaaaaaaaataaattcttgcaatgtccacaataaaaaaaatttaacttttGCCTTTCCAGATGAGCAAAATGAAGAGGAAATTCAAAATACACCATCATTCCCTGTGAGTTTTGAGATTTGATTTACATAAGAATTCCATATGTTCATTCTATACAATTAACAATTATACAATTAAGTTAAATTTAATGTAtttggtgtgtatgtatatatatatattatcataAAATCTTTCATATCTATAGATGACAGAGATCTATTTTAACACATGGACGGAGTCCACCGCCATCAAGATGAGTGACCTTGAGGGCTTTCTGCTGACACTGACGGAGACCCGTCCTGACCAGGTCACAGCTAAAGATGTGCTCCAGCTCTCCAAGATGATTGAGCAGGCTATCTCCAACCAAGTGTTTGGCGCCAACGTCTCAGCTGAAACACTTGTGTCCATATCTACTGAGTACTTGAAGCTGGCGAGTCAAATGATTGGCCCTGACATGGCAGATCACTTGCAGGATTTGAGTGAGAAGGAGGTTTGGTCGGCCGCACAGAAATTCTATTTTAAATTCGGCTCGGGTATCTTATACGTTAAAAATGACGTTATCTTCTGAATTGTGTTTTCTTAAAGGATGCACTGAGCGCATTCACTTTTATAAAGACCATTGACAGGCTGACGTGGGCCCTGGCAGATGTGCTGTGGGCAGAGAGAAAAGGCTTCACGATTTCAACTGAAAACATTGGTAAGATGCTTTCATTATTTAAGGATACTTGTTGCACACATGTCTCATATACACTCACGATGCATTACTGTATTTTGTAAATCCCCTGATCTTTCCATCTTTGTCCCTCTTAGATGTGCACATGGAGCCCCGCAAGCTTACCCAGATGAGCTGCAGCTGTGTCTATAAGCCATCTGCGTTTGGGAGACACACTGCAAGTCAGGATGAGATCCTTATTCCTGATTCTGAGGTTCAGAGACTCTATGCTAGAGGTGAAAAGGCTCATTAAACTCACAAATTCATGCCATTATGTAGGGTGGGGCGGCCAGAGCCCTAGAATGTGGAGTGACCAgaccacctagtgtgcatgcacTAGAGAACCCAGAGCCAATCCCGAGCAGCAcctgcaaactccacacacaaagcCGAACTCCAGCTTGGAGTTGTCTCAATTTAAAATAgttggaatttacatttacatttacagcatttggcagatgctcttatccagagcgacttacacgtGTGCTTTAAAATTTCAATAATTTAAatctcatttggttcactaggacctgatcTGTAAGAACATTCACTTTACAACTCAAACCCCATAAGTGctctatttaatttaaatatttttaaaaaggaaggttttttGCTTGAAGAACTATAATGACTCCGTGGTTCTAATATTTCAAGTAAaataaactgaagtgattgtcacaacaggacagcacacagtgcacacagtgaaatttgtcctctgcatttaactcatcaccctgagtgagcagtgggcagccatgacaggcgcccggggagcagtgtgtggggacagtgctttgctcagtggctcctcagtggcaccttggtggatcgggattcgaaccggcaaccttctgattatggggccgcttccttaactgctaggccaccactaccccttaAAGGGTATAAATGTGAACTTAGAGGTACAAATAATGTGCAATACTGTGGCAGTGCCCCAGtaatctagtggaagttcattccaccaccttgTATatatgaatgctttcctagaaCCATGAGTGATGGAGCAGTGCTGGATGATCGGAGAGAgggatgagagatctgaggtaggagggtagGAGGGCCTTAATGAATGTCTTTATAGTGGAATGTATGTAAGATTCCATCCACTGGATGACTAAAGTTTCTACAAATGTAGCCCTGCTTTGGACAAAGTGCTCCTAGAATGGGAATTTCAGTCCTATATGTGTGTCCCGTGTGCTTGTGgtgaacagaaagaaaatgtgatgAAGCACTCATTAAAATACACGAGGTGCATTTGCAAGGCGGATCAATATAGAAGAGTAGTATTAGCAGTGGATGAAGATTAgttaaacacacatgcatatgctGTATCTTTCTACATGTTTTTTCTTCCCTGTCTTCAAAGACCACTGCCTAGGGGCATCTGAGTTCCCAGCCTGTGGCAAagagcttcttgtttttctagATCTGTGGGCAGTGAGTGCAACACAAATTGCTACCTGTTCTGTGCAGCTAAGTGAAACTGAGCATTCCTGGATTTTACCCTCATGCCGATGTGCATCAGCGATATGATATCTAGATAGAAGCGCATCTTTTTCAAACTGCACACTCCTCTAATCGATCCAGTCTGAAGTGCACAACTCACGCCTCCTTGACCTGTCCTACCAAAACAACAGTAACTAGTGTTGATAGACATCCTCTCACCGTGGACAGCCTGAAATGGCCTGAGGTAAAAACCCTGCAAGGAGACCTTCAAACTTTCTCTACCAAACTTAAACTGTTAACAAATGGCACACTCAAAGTGAGTTTGCCCTAAACATCAGTAAAGTATTCATTTGAGAAACAAGCCTGGTGATGTAGTGGTAGTGCAAAATGCTAGAGACATTTCTGATGTTTATCACTCTACCTGTCAAATATTTAGGAAACTATTAGTATTAGTTTTCAGGAAAAATGAGGAAGGCTCATATTCTGCATCAAATTTTACACCTGTTACATCAGGGTGCATAGTGTTTTTTGGAGAGACCCTGTTAAATACTGTTTTCACTGACAGGTCACAGGGATGTCATGTTTATCCATGCTTACTACAGCCAACTGAGTGACAGTGAGACAAAGCATGCAAAcaggtgtgtatatgtgagtgtgtttgtatgtgtgtgcatgtgagtgtgtgtgtattataccTGTAAGGCTCTTAAAAGTTAACGAGACAGAATATTACATATAGGAGAAAAAACggtaaatgacattaaaacacagaacaaaagaGTAGAAGAGATAAGATCAGAATATCACACaacataataaacaaataaacacaaacccTCACAACACATATTGAGCTTTCTTACAGTCAGCTTAAAACCTTATAActgtattcatttaaatttgatttgattccatttatttaatttaattggatTCATCTTCATTTTGAAGATTAAAAttagtcattttatttatttatgtgtaaataaaaaacagaatacattattaaaattatagtaaataagaataaaatcaGGTTTTTATCAAATATTTACACCAGTCCCTTTATTAACAATCTTCCACAATCTTGTCCTATCAGTAGTATTTAAAAGCTATACTTACATTGCATTTAATGCAGTTTTAACTTCTGAATATAGAAACTATTCTAAAGCATGTGTGATGCACACACATCAAAAACCCATCATGGAATAGTCAAATAGAAGCAAGTCATTGCATGAAAAGCAGACACCAAAGAAATTCAAAAGAAAGTCACATCAAGACAAAGATTTGTATATTAGTAAAACTGACTGAATAAAACAGGCCTAAAACAGGCCTAAAACAGACATATAACAATATCTCAGGCTTAGTGAGATATTGTTATATGTCTATATCAGCGCAACCAATCTAACTAAGATCATGTActgattttgatttatttattctcgTATTTCAGTCAACACCGtggacatttgtcctctgcagtcATCTCTGCTACTGTGCGGGATGTCTCTATGGCTAAAAACATACCTGTGTCAGTCCACTACACCCTGTCCTCCACTAATTTGGTATGTAGAAACTTCTCTGTGCACTTGCTGATGAGAGTCAAGCTGCCATTTTATACCCAGTctcctcattcagagggctgtCTAAATGCATGACATGGTTTGTAAAATCGTAACTTGTAAATGTCCGTGCTTTGGCTTGGGATGTGGTTATTCTTTGGCATTCCACGCTGTCTGTCTTGGCTAGTGTGGCTGATGGACATCTGGTTTTGTTGTAGGTGGAGCACTCGCTGCTGATCACACCCATTTGCATGTTCTGGGACTTCAGCCTGGGGTAAGTATAACATTACTGTAACTTTATTACTTGCTTACAACCCACCCAAGATCCCCCACTTGACCTCCTCCCTTGGGTGTAGGACCGACGGCTCTAACGGCTGGTCCAGTGATGGCTGTGAGGTGACCCACTTTGGGGCGGCTGGAACATCCTGCTTTTGCAACCACACCACCAACTTTGCTGTTCTCATGAATTACCTGGAACCCACGGTAAAATTCTGTAATATGACAGTTGGATGTTCCATTTGACGATTTCAAATAAATACCTAAAGAACAACCAACACAAAGGGCCGTGCATGGGGACAATTCACTAATGTAATAATGACGTAATAAAGATGAGATGAGaagtaaatgctggtcatgagACAATAActacaacaaaatatatcatgtaatatcgTTGATGAATAGAAACAAGACtcaatatggtttacaagataaaaactagactaaaatatctCTTAATTTTCGTTGATGAAAACGAGATGAGTCATTAATTCCTCTCGTTTAATTGCGTTATTATAtcatggtttctgtttcctgtatctttTTTTCCCTGTATCTCCCTtcgtctataaggtaacaataatataataaaataaccttgtttaaattatgaaatgggtttgactaaaagaaaattatgtttttgtctgttctactaggaaTTTGTACTTTGTTGAGATTAAAGAGATTAAAATCCAATTTCcattgactaaaataagactaaaatgttttagtcaactgaaacttgactagactaaaatgaatatggatgtgactaagactaataataactaaaatgacagcttgatgctaatatttaaaactaaatttaaaaCAACTATACCGGGAACCAAGATCAACATTCACTCACATACCCTGTGTAGTGGAAGTGTAGCGAATGGAGAAAAAGGGAGAGATAcagggctgtcaatcatgccatGCCTTAAAAATAAGTTCTTCTTTAATAATGATGCTGaaacaaataattacacaccagcaaaaagACTGGAAACAGGCCACCCCAAATCAATTAAATTCAAGTATATAATtctgattattaaaaatgatctgTTTCTTTGtgataaatatcataaaaacaTGCAGGAATAACAATATCCAGCAGATGGCGCTCTTGTCGTCTAAAACAAGCTCTAGCGTTCAATGCTCTGTAGAAGTGGCAAATGGCATTCAGCGCTTGTGAACTGTTTGCTGAATATCTATTTCCTATTCATGCAAAAATGATACATTTCATATCGATTTGCGGGCAAATAACGTAGTTCACCTAGtttaccatttaaaaatgtattctagCTAGTAGCACCACCAACCTAGTGCAATTTTTGGAAAGCTCCCCCAGGGAGGGTAGAGCAATGCTCAAAATGCCGTTTTAGTGTTTTGGACCCGGCTAACTGTGTGGCATCATTATATCTGAGCCGCAGTCTGGTGTTTGTCATTGAACTTTCTTAGaagtgttctgtgtgtgtgtgtgtgtttgtgcatcaTTATATCTGGTACAGTGTTTGTCACTGtacgctgtgtgtgttaatctcTGGGAGGTGAATACTAATAGCACTGCTGTGTTTTGACTGGCCTGCCCGTCTCCTGCTCTCGTACACAGTGGAGCCCACAGGAGCAGAGTGTTTTGACTAAGCTGACGTTCATCGGCTCCGGGGCCTCGCTCTGTGCGCTGGTGGTGACCTTGATGCTGTTTACTGTGTTGGAGtgagtatctgtgtgtgtgtgcgtgtgtaaggaATATTACTGCAACACAAATGTGCTTTAACACTATTGAGTGGCAAAGTGGCTTTGTCTTAGCCTTTCCTCTCTTTCTATTTAACCCTGTTAAATTCATTGCACATGATTAGCTTGACTGAACATGTTTCCAAAACaggaattatttatttcaattttataTCAGGAATTATTTATGTCAATGCTGAACtgaaaatttttattaaaaggcTTAATTGATAaggaaattatatttttaagtgACTTGCACTTTCCATTAAATACTTACTGTGTAAAAACTCATATACTTAAGGGAGAAGTTTACAATTTTGATGATCGCATAAAAATTCAGAAAtattaatttcactttttaaccTTTGAACAGGATCCAGTTTTTCATTACAGTCTTTGACTGCAAATGATTGCATTTGTtgattttgtttaaatttagcaaacaatattttatatgtgtgcatgcacacactctctcataccTTTACTTGCATTGGAACAACTCCACAGCCACATTGCTCTTCGCTGTACGCTGGACCCCGCTGCACATCTGCTGCAGGTCAATACTCTGCGTTCGTTTTAAGGCAGAATCTGTATTGAACAGCACTAATCTGGTAATTAGTTCACTCTGACCGCACGCTCTCCCCTAGGACAGCAGCGACTGAAGGTTTATGGTCACATTACGGGTGCGGGGTAATTAACTTGGAGGGTCACCTGGGGAGCGTCTAATGAGAGACAcgttttgggggggtgggttgATTGGGTGATTTATTGGCTTGTTCACACTTAATCAGGCCTGAGCCAGCAACACACTTACTGTAACACACAGGTGCGCGCTTTGGAAGATGCGTTTAAGTACTCTTAATGTGATTTGTGCACACGTTACCGTTACAACATATTATAAGTCTTGAAGTATTGTGACTTACCAGGTCAGAACTAACTAAgaacacatttagtttttttgtgtaacATTGATTTTGTTATTAGtactattattataattcatGTTTTCTGCTTTATTCTGTAATGAATTGCTTACATTTCTATTGACTGACTAATTGACTGAAAATCTAATTGTACTGAATTTAAGCCGCACATTTATGCATTAGGAAAATTGTCTCTGTTGAAAAACTCTTTTTTGATCATGGTGGATAATTGCTAGACCATATGAAGGAGATTTTAAAAACCTCTGTTATGTTTTCTACCTCTCAGCATTCCTAAGTCTGACCGGACGTTGACCCACAGGAACCTTTTCATCGCTCTAACCTGTGCACAGGTCGTGCTACTCTGCAGTGGTTCAGCCGTTGACAATAAGGTGAGAGTGAGCAaaattcttttaattaaaatctaATTTCTATGTTGTTACTATGATGATAAAATATCTATGACCTTTTccatacaaatgaaaaaataaactgcatgcatgaaaaataatgaTTATACACCCTCTGCAAAGAATAACTTGAATCAAAGTATTTTGTTCCCACAAATGACTTTCTCGCTCATTCATTTATCCAGTAATAATTTCATCACGTCTGCTCTCCTGGGGTTACTGCTTTTTTTATCTCCCCATCGACTGCGTATGAGCAGCCCCAGTGCCAGCTGGGCTTCTTCGCAGTATACAACAACGGTGTCCTGATGTTTGACAGACTCAAATCCAAGTCTCCTGCCATATGCTTGGAACCAACATGCGACGTGCAATTCCCTGCAGTCTTGTTTCTCCAAATTATTTTGTGCCTTATTCCCAATTATGTACATATGCATATATTTGTGTGAATGTTCAAGTATTACAAGCTTGTT is part of the Denticeps clupeoides chromosome 19, fDenClu1.1, whole genome shotgun sequence genome and harbors:
- the LOC114769042 gene encoding adhesion G-protein coupled receptor D2, producing MQWLNIIYSAAIVVFQHFTKGAAVTEGPELYEYEYVATPRQWNHARQHCAQMSGTLATVSSPEDNRSLTEYLQSRNVTRPIWIARKVMTHINGTFDSFILEFSGRARRKSARLRHKFPGMEAVTVCTRVLFEPTCEGFSTVFSYSAQAFINEFQLRAQVMDGDGIQLALFVHGEHSALHPVIDNDASWHSVCVSWASSGGAWALWVDGVERHEGTNLYPGKSIGGDGVFIVGQEQDTYGGSLKAADSFCGSVTELHIWNRVLNASEIKAMEKECSPLTSGLLFKWNASALEMEPSLKGYPGNSPCQGSDSLQDRQVSVLRPLLNRNQQYDNLSSAAVIWGSRGACVTVDPASGSWGLDLCGEHRGFVCQIDKYEQNEEEIQNTPSFPMTEIYFNTWTESTAIKMSDLEGFLLTLTETRPDQVTAKDVLQLSKMIEQAISNQVFGANVSAETLVSISTEYLKLASQMIGPDMADHLQDLSEKEDALSAFTFIKTIDRLTWALADVLWAERKGFTISTENIDVHMEPRKLTQMSCSCVYKPSAFGRHTASQDEILIPDSEVQRLYARGHRDVMFIHAYYSQLSDSETKHANSQHRGHLSSAVISATVRDVSMAKNIPVSVHYTLSSTNLVEHSLLITPICMFWDFSLGTDGSNGWSSDGCEVTHFGAAGTSCFCNHTTNFAVLMNYLEPTWSPQEQSVLTKLTFIGSGASLCALVVTLMLFTVLDIPKSDRTLTHRNLFIALTCAQVVLLCSGSAVDNKVACTLVAALLHLFFMAAFSWMLVEGLLLWSKVVMVNLSEDRRMKYYYLIGWGLPVLIVTITLASAAGRYSSDGHCWLSVQNGVIWGFAGPVIFIIMVNIMVLVRVVAITISTAKRRSLMMAAKSTPAEQAYEQIRATVKAVLVLLPILGLTWLCGVLVPFSIVMAYIFVLLNSLQGLFIFLIYGVYNTEVRSTLKRIKERRRALNFSNCASSRPSSSVTSSRPSSSPTPGAQGLTLSSHCDSTSLDEESATFTSSRQFSLPIVPESVEVARNSSTVALPKGLNRESDGCTIHVPMNAEAISCHACCTHMQ